Proteins co-encoded in one Chrysemys picta bellii isolate R12L10 chromosome 13, ASM1138683v2, whole genome shotgun sequence genomic window:
- the PDYN gene encoding proenkephalin-B, producing MEWQVLLLALCMGLAHSASADCAAQCSVCAVQTQDLEKPISPLICSLECQGSLLSRTEWERCQTALDLLAPLMAVVEGQGLSPLEAEAKAEPKGSPIPGELPSGLVKRYGGFMKKLDKNKIFSLLRENAHSKGGMTKKYGGFFRKPGERAASEVVEDYPELEAEETGDHGEEPEEGNLKDEMKRYGGFLRKYPKRSLALAPEGEGQELEDLHKRYGGFMRRIRPKLKWDNQKRYGGFLRRQFKVTTRSDEDPNAYSGEVLDL from the exons ATGGAGTGGCAGGTTCTGCTGTTGGCTCTTTGCATGGGTTTGGCTCATTCGGCCTCTGCAGACTGTGCAGCCCAGTGCTCCGTGTGTGCCGTGCAGACCCAGGATTTGGAGAAGCCCATCAGTCCTCTG ATCTGTTCGCTGGAGTGTCAGGGCTCCTTGCTGTCCCGCACGGAGTGGGAGAGGTGCCAGACCGCTCTGGATCTCCTCGCCCCGCTGATGGCAGTGGTGGAGGgccagggcctgtcccctctggagGCTGAGGCGAAGGCAGAGCCAAAAGGGAGCCCCATCCCCGGCGAGCTCCCCAGCGGCCTGGTCAAACGGTACGGTGGCTTCATGAAGAAACTGGACAAGAACAAGATTTTCTCCCTCTTGCGTGAGAACGCCCACAGCAAAGGCGGCATGACTAAGAAGTACGGTGGCTTCTTCCGCAAGCCGGGGGAGAGGGCGGCCTCTGAGGTGGTGGAGGACTACCCAGAGCTGGAGGCCGAGGAGACAGGCGACCACGGGGAAGAACCTGAGGAAGGAAACCTCAAGGACGAGATGAAGCGCTACGGGGGCTTTCTCCGCAAGTACCCCAAGCGGAGCTTGGCGCTGGCGCCCGAGGGGGAGGGCCAGGAGCTGGAGGACCTGCACAAGCGCTATGGGGGCTTCATGCGCAGGATCCGCCCCAAGCTCAAATGGGACAATCAGAAGCGCTACGGGGGCTTCCTGCGGCGCCAGTTCAAGGTGACGACGCGGTCGGATGAGGACCCCAACGCCTACTCGGGGGAGGTCTTGGACCTATAG